A window from Primulina huaijiensis isolate GDHJ02 chromosome 11, ASM1229523v2, whole genome shotgun sequence encodes these proteins:
- the LOC140988162 gene encoding small nuclear ribonucleoprotein SmD3b-like isoform X2, translating to MSRSLGIPVKLLHEASGHIVTVELKSGELYRGSMVECEDNWNCQLENITYTAKDGKVSQLEHVFIRGSKVRFMVIPDMLKNAPMFKRLEARIKGKGSALGVGRGRAVAMRARAQAAGRGAVPGRGVVPPLRR from the exons ATGAGTCGGAGTTTGGGGATTCCGGTGAAGTTGCTTCACGAGGCGTCGGGGCACATTGTGACGGTGGAGCTTAAGAGCGGCGAGCTTTATCGCGGAAGCATGGTGGAGTGCGAGGACAACTGGAATTGCCAGCTCGAAAACATCACTTATACTGCTAAG GATGGGAAGGTCTCACAACTTGAGCATGTTTTCATTCGAGGCAGCAAAGTCAG GTTCATGGTGATTCCAGATATGCTTAAGAATGCTCCAATGTTTAAACGTTTGGAAGCTAGGATCAAG GGAAAAGGTTCAGCTCTTGGAGTTGGACGTGGGCGAGCTGTTGCCATGCGAGCTAGA GCTCAGGCTGCTGGCCGTGGAGCCGTGCCTGGTAGAGGTGTTGTGCCACCTCTGCGTAGGTGA
- the LOC140988162 gene encoding small nuclear ribonucleoprotein SmD3b-like isoform X1, with protein MSRSLGIPVKLLHEASGHIVTVELKSGELYRGSMVECEDNWNCQLENITYTAKEPTKILASTNLHDQYDYVLRCKFIKKKLVIPILNNDGKVSQLEHVFIRGSKVRFMVIPDMLKNAPMFKRLEARIKGKGSALGVGRGRAVAMRARAQAAGRGAVPGRGVVPPLRR; from the exons ATGAGTCGGAGTTTGGGGATTCCGGTGAAGTTGCTTCACGAGGCGTCGGGGCACATTGTGACGGTGGAGCTTAAGAGCGGCGAGCTTTATCGCGGAAGCATGGTGGAGTGCGAGGACAACTGGAATTGCCAGCTCGAAAACATCACTTATACTGCTAAG GAACCTACGAAGATATTGGCTTCTACAAATTTACATGACCAGTATGATTATGTATTGAGATgcaaattcattaaaaaaaaattggttatcCCTATTCTAAATAAT GATGGGAAGGTCTCACAACTTGAGCATGTTTTCATTCGAGGCAGCAAAGTCAG GTTCATGGTGATTCCAGATATGCTTAAGAATGCTCCAATGTTTAAACGTTTGGAAGCTAGGATCAAG GGAAAAGGTTCAGCTCTTGGAGTTGGACGTGGGCGAGCTGTTGCCATGCGAGCTAGA GCTCAGGCTGCTGGCCGTGGAGCCGTGCCTGGTAGAGGTGTTGTGCCACCTCTGCGTAGGTGA